From a region of the Deltaproteobacteria bacterium genome:
- the pgsA gene encoding CDP-diacylglycerol--glycerol-3-phosphate 3-phosphatidyltransferase — MPLESEARDIINLPNAITLLRIGVIPVLFFLLTSPGETWSLVIAVIFVCAAFIDLLDGYVARKYKIVTTMGKFLDPVADKIIVNTAMILMIPVKRIPAWVVAIIIIRDFIVDGMRSIASSEGVIIDASNLGKQKTLCQICAVTALMIHYPLFGINAHLVGLVVLYMALTLTLYSGVDYSIKFFHGAIRNKR; from the coding sequence ATGCCCCTGGAATCGGAGGCCCGGGATATCATCAATCTGCCGAACGCCATCACCCTTCTGCGTATCGGCGTCATTCCCGTGCTTTTTTTCCTCCTGACTTCGCCGGGAGAAACCTGGAGCCTGGTCATCGCCGTGATCTTCGTCTGCGCCGCCTTCATCGATCTACTGGACGGCTACGTGGCCCGGAAGTACAAGATCGTGACGACCATGGGCAAGTTCCTCGATCCCGTGGCGGATAAGATCATCGTCAACACGGCCATGATCCTCATGATTCCGGTCAAGCGGATTCCCGCCTGGGTCGTCGCCATCATCATCATCCGGGATTTTATAGTGGACGGCATGCGGAGCATCGCCTCGTCGGAAGGGGTCATCATCGACGCCAGCAACCTGGGAAAGCAGAAGACTCTGTGCCAGATTTGCGCCGTCACGGCCCTGATGATCCATTACCCCCTCTTCGGCATCAATGCCCATCTTGTGGGCCTTGTCGTTCTTTACATGGCGCTGACACTCACCCTCTATTCCGGCGTTGACTACTCCATCAAGTTTTTCCACGGCGCCATCCGGAATAAGCGCTGA
- the fsa gene encoding fructose-6-phosphate aldolase, with amino-acid sequence MKFFIDTADIKEIKEGISLGMVDGVTTNPSLIARENRKFDDVVKDILKVVPGPVSLEVVSLEAKGMVTEAKKLAKLGKQVVIKIPMTTEGLKATRALADEGIPVNQTLIFSPLQALMAAKAGAAYVSPFVGRLDDIAHDGMEICDQTIQIFDNYEIDTEVIVASIRHPRHVLDAAMMGADIATIPFKVINQLAQHPLTDKGVTLFLEDWKKVPKK; translated from the coding sequence ATGAAATTTTTCATCGATACGGCGGACATTAAGGAAATCAAAGAGGGAATCAGCCTGGGGATGGTTGACGGCGTGACCACCAATCCTTCCCTGATCGCCAGGGAAAACAGGAAGTTCGACGACGTGGTCAAGGACATACTGAAGGTCGTCCCCGGCCCGGTCAGCCTGGAAGTGGTCAGCCTCGAGGCAAAGGGGATGGTAACGGAGGCGAAAAAACTGGCGAAACTGGGCAAACAGGTCGTGATCAAGATCCCCATGACGACGGAAGGCCTGAAGGCGACGAGGGCCCTCGCGGACGAGGGGATTCCTGTGAACCAGACCCTCATCTTTTCCCCTCTCCAGGCCCTCATGGCGGCCAAGGCCGGCGCGGCCTACGTGAGCCCCTTTGTGGGCAGGCTCGACGACATCGCCCACGACGGCATGGAGATCTGCGACCAGACCATCCAGATTTTCGACAACTACGAAATCGACACGGAGGTGATCGTCGCCAGCATTCGTCACCCCCGCCATGTCCTGGATGCCGCCATGATGGGCGCCGACATCGCGACCATCCCCTTCAAGGTGATCAACCAGTTGGCGCAACACCCCCTGACGGACAAGGGGGTCACCCTTTTCCTGGAAGACTGGAAGAAGGTTCCGAAAAAATGA